The Leptospira stimsonii genome includes the window TCAGTCTCGGAGTTTTTAGGATGAATTCCGATTATTTTAAGAATTCTAAAAAAAGAAGACCCGATTCTTATTTGTATTATTTACCGATGGAAACCCACGATTCCATCAAATCTTATCCGGAAGAATTAGAAAAGGAAATGTTTTCCGAATTGGAAAAAGAACTGGTCCGTTTTATTTCCAAGGATAAGATTCACAGATTAGTTGCGAGTGAAATGGAATCCAAATGACTCAAATTTCTAAACCGAACGGCTTCTCCGCAATCGTAACCGGATCTTCGAAAGGAATCGGACAAACGATTTCAGAATTCTTAATCTCCAAAGGATATCGAGTTCTAGGAATCGCAAGATCGTTGCCGAGCTCATCTCTTTTAAAGAATTCTTCCTTATATCGTCATATCCAAATGGATCTTTCTCAAACCAAGGAAGTGGCTCAACTTTCCGATCTTCTCAAAGAAGAACCTCCTTTGAAAATTCTTGTGAACAACGCGGGCTTTGGAAATTTTTCCCCACACGAAGAAATACCGATCGAAGAATTGGAAAAAATGCTCCTTGTGAATTTTGTCTCGCCTATTCTGATCACCAAATTGCTGTTAAGAGATCTCAAGAAGAATGAAGGCTGGATTTTTCAGATTCATTCCGTCGCCGCAATCAAAGAATCTGTAAGAGGTGCGGCTTATGCTGGAACGAAAGCCGGACTCAGACATTTCGGTTTAAATTTGTTTGAAGAAATTCGAAAAGCCGGTGTCAAATTAGTAAGCATCAACCCGGATATCGTAGACACTGAATTTTACGATCGTCTCGATTTTGGAAAGGATGAAGACCCGGGTTCTTTTCTTTACGTCGAAGATGTTTTAAACGCATTCGAATTTGCACTCAACGGAAGGGAGAATCTCGGTTTTACGGAAATTACGATCCGACCTAGATATCATAGAATTTCTAAAAAGCCGATCGTTCGAAAACACGAAAGAGATTTTGAATCGTGACAAAAGGGGTGAAAAAATGAATCCAGGAGAA containing:
- a CDS encoding SDR family oxidoreductase; its protein translation is MSKPNGFSAIVTGSSKGIGQTISEFLISKGYRVLGIARSLPSSSLLKNSSLYRHIQMDLSQTKEVAQLSDLLKEEPPLKILVNNAGFGNFSPHEEIPIEELEKMLLVNFVSPILITKLLLRDLKKNEGWIFQIHSVAAIKESVRGAAYAGTKAGLRHFGLNLFEEIRKAGVKLVSINPDIVDTEFYDRLDFGKDEDPGSFLYVEDVLNAFEFALNGRENLGFTEITIRPRYHRISKKPIVRKHERDFES